A window of Maniola hyperantus chromosome 26, iAphHyp1.2, whole genome shotgun sequence contains these coding sequences:
- the LOC138404235 gene encoding uncharacterized protein, with translation MLSEKILASIKDHALPEKILASVKDHALSKKILASEKDHALSEKILASVKEHALSEKILAFVKDHALSEKILASVKDHALSEKILASVKYHALPKKILASVVTRQSQAELREGSKMNHRWPTCRAACPPGALRLCRWCDQASQSARRCARIASPPSPLMSAPINSRADRPGRQSGALSADLEKAIAMSLNDRRRQLEQAGSSTPTEEEMEEAVRFASLTPIPEAAPTTLKRQRTEMELEVSKVARTSATALPPRDPRMRARPPAAPRVFQMDTMEGGASQAPPTATPPRSPPPPTAAADENASTSFADAARTPSQPQNTATSTASSSQGPPPTASSDGAAKAAKTPRYPPLIVETLPNWAHHLRQLRAKLGRAPNARPFGKGIKFSPTEDHEYRMIQRYLSELEKTERISWFSYSLPRIYRRNR, from the coding sequence ATGCTGTCTGAGAAAATTTTAGCTTCTATAAAAGACCATGCTTTACCTGAGAAAATTTTAGCTTCTGTAAAAGACCATGCTTTGTCTAAGAAAATTTTAGCTTCTGAAAAAGACCATGCTTTGTCTGAGAAAATTTTAGCTTCTGTAAAAGAACATGCTTTGTCTGAGAAAATTTTAGCTTTTGTAAAAGACCATGCTTTGTCTGAAAAAATTTTAGCTTCTGTAAAAGACCATGCTTTGTCTGAGAAAATTTTAGCTTCTGTAAAATACCATGCTTTGCCTAAGAAAATTTTAGCTTCCGTTGTGACGAGGCAGTCACAAGCCGAGCTTCGGGAAGGTTCCAAGATGAATCATCGGTGGCCTACGTGCCGAGCGGCGTGTCCGCCGGGCGCGCTGCGATTATGCCGGTGGTGTGACCAAGCCAGCCAATCAGCGCGCCGGTGCGCGCGCATCGCTTCTCCTCCAAGCCCCCTGATGTCTGCGCCGATAAATAGCCGAGCCGACCGCCCGGGCCGGCAGTCGGGAGCGTTATCGGCGGATCTCGAAAAGGCTATAGCGATGAGCCTCAACGATCGTCGGCGCCAACTAGAGCAGGCTGGAAGCAGCACTCCGACGGAGGAAGAGATGGAGGAAGCGGTCCGCTTCGCCTCCCTCACGCCGATCCCCGAAGCCGCGCCGACCACACTCAAGCGTCAGCGCACCGAGATGGAACTGGAAGTAAGCAAGGTAGCCCGCACGAGCGCTACCGCGCTCCCACCACGCGACCCACGCATGCGCGCGCGACCACCTGCCGCGCCGCGCGTGTTTCAAATGGACACGATGGAGGGAGGAGCCTCACAAGCACCCCCCACCGCCACGCCTCCCAGGTCGCCGCCGCCTCCTACGGCGGCCGCTGATGAAAACGCGTCGACATCATTTGCAGATGCCGCGAGAACGCCTAGTCAGCCACAAAACACCGCCACATCCACTGCCAGCTCAAGCCAGGGCCCACCTCCGACCGCTTCCTCGGACGGCGCAGCCAAGGCGGCAAAAACTCCCAGGTACCCGCCACTTATTGTAGAGACGCTACCCAATTGGGCCCACCACCTACGCCAACTACGCGCGAAGCTAGGTAGAGCGCCGAACGCCCGTCCCTTCGGCAAGGGTATTAAATTTAGCCCTACCGAAGACCACGAGTACCGTATGATCCAACGATACCTCTCTGAGCTGGAGAAAACGGAAAGAATCTCGTGGTTCTCATACTCCTTACCGCGAATTTACAGACGAAATCGTTGA